Part of the Hylaeus volcanicus isolate JK05 unplaced genomic scaffold, UHH_iyHylVolc1.0_haploid 11959, whole genome shotgun sequence genome is shown below.
AAACACtgctttttcggaaatttattGTCTTCTTAACCCTAGAAAACAATACCTTATGGCTGTGACCAAGGTAACCGCGCCTCCCGTCTTCCGCAATTTTGACTgtcgttgttttctcttttctcagttgtatttccttatattttttacagttttatcgcgttctGTTTACTAAGTTCGTGTCATCGAACCTTTTTtgtgataaaaaaagaaattttgtgaaaaaaattcttcttttttttttcaaaaaattttgtttaacacttctagtgctccaaattcaattttctttgcgtagaattgttcaaaatcgcttatattttaataaaaaaaaaatagaaacaaaagtgattttttcccattttttgatgttccaagaCCCTTAAAGTAagcttttttcatttttttgcaatttaacTTTGCTCTTATTACAAGAGGAAGTAACACTATTGCTATCttcaaataacaataaaataaattgtggtGGTAAATTCAGATATCATTtacgttaatttaaaatgtaatatgaaTCCAAATAAAGGTACACTTATGTTGAACACACTAAAAATTGGATATGAATCATATACTAGTAGTCCTAGGGTATTAATAAtactagaaaatttttaatttgaaatgattaaatgattatttattttcgcgtatactagtttacagccaaaatgtacattcaatgccacaatttttttcttatgtatttgaCCTACTAAACTCGCaaattgtaagaaaaaatttttctatgaataggtttttttaatatgaatttttgaatttattttcgatttttttctgacataccttcacattttagacCATACGTCAACTTAGAAACATCCGATTGAGTCgcgcaagacgccattttaaaggtaatcgattttccaacaattgctttccacattatttttcaatcggttcaatagtttaagtgttacgaaccaatatatatgagaaactgattttttcggctaaaatagaacacgaatatttcttccatcgccatggaaaaatagaaattgtcaaattatgtccaatgTCTTGTTGTCTAcctatagatcgcacttttacgaagaaaacaagcttttgttgaagaaaatctatggataaataccggagttaggcTACGGTTACTATGCATGAAAATTCGGACGAAAATGTGTTCGGACGAGTTCTGACGAATTCGTTCAAATAATCGAACGCCTGTTTTTCAATGAGAGTGTTTACACTAGTAACGACACACATGTCAGAACATTCACGATGTTGTCAGAACTACTTGAGCGTTCAAAcaagtttgattttttcgtGCGACCTGCGTCTATTTTGGGTGTTTTTCTGCGTTGAAATTCGTGTGATACATAAATGGATAACGGTAAATTATCGTACTGTGTACGAGAACAGGTGTTTGTGGGATATGAGAGACAAAAATGATcataacagaaatatttctcgGCAAAAGTGGGAGAAAGTTGCTACAGAACTCAACACTAGCAGttagtacaattttttattttgatttgaggtttacattaataacataaacaattagaaataatatttacattttggaataatatttacaattaatattacattagaattacatttacatgaataatatttattacaattttacattacaatttacattaatatttacattacaaCGGAATTCTATCGTTGGTAGTGTAAAAACTCTTATTGAAAAATAGGCGTTTGTTTATTTGAGTGAGTTCGTCAGAACTCGTCCGAACACTTTTTTGTCCGAATTCTCATTCATAGTAACCGTAgcctaactccggtatttatccatagattttctccaacaaaagcttgttttcttcgtaaaagtgtgatttatacgtaaacaagaagaaactgggcataatttgacagtttcataaacgtttcctatataaataggagaaaaatacgaaaaaagagtaaaattggaatttttctacctttactcaattgttcctaactccggtgtttatccatagattttcttcaacaaaagcttgttttcttcgtaaaagtgcgatctatacgtagacaataagaaattggacataatttgacaatttctatttttccatggcgatggaagaaatattcatgttctattttagccgaaaaaatcagTTTCTCATATACAGTATGTCCCACGAAATCCTGGACAGCCGATTATTTCGTAACTTATTAAAGATACGACAAAAATTTCtgatatgaaattgaatggcaAGAGGGGGGCGATTTATTGgccgtaacaatttttttttatcattattgtttacagagatatgaaagttacgtttggtttttcaaatgagattatatacattttgtttgATCAATAGATAGTacgtttcaagacgaattcagcAAGCTTAAGGTAAACACCCttttacaaatagtttttaagatattacgCGTAAAAGTTTACTGATTTTCGGTACAAGAAAATCTGCGAGACCAGGAAGCACAGTAGGGGGTCTCGACTCTTAAGTCTCGCACTTAAAATGCTACGGGTTAGACGGGTTACCGTCAATCAGTAAATTTTTACGcgtaatatcttaaaaactatACTATCTATTGATcaaacaaaatgtatataatcccatttgaaaaaccaaacgtaactttcatatctctgtaaacaataatgataaaaaaaaattgttacggcCAATAAATCGGCCCCCTCTtgccattcaatttcatatcagaaacttttttcgtatctttaatAGGTTACGAAATAATCGGCTGTCCAGGATTTCGTGGGACATATtgtatattggctcgtaacactttaactattgaaccgattgtaaaataatatagaaagcagttgttggaaattcgattacctttaaaatggcgtcttgcgcgactcaatcggacgtttctaactcgagatatggcctaaaataggctaaacccttgaatctagaaagctgaaattttgcacagaggtttcctttatgatgtatacaaggaatagtataaaggatatttcgaaattccacCCCTAAGGGGGCAAAAAGGGGTTGCAATGTTAGTATTCcaatatatgttttattaatacttaaattccattcaataatttatagctattattattaatctttaaccaaatttataatttatttaccaagCTTTATCAAATCGTCCTTGTAAGTCATTCCTCAGAtcataaacattaaataaaaatattgctataatCCAAACAATTAGCTAAAAGTATGATTAAATCTATTTATCTAAACGAATAATTACAAGTAGTGGGAATAATAGGTGCACCTCTATTATATGAACTGTTTCTTCAACAATGAAttcatataaatgaaattttactgtATTCACTTTTTGGTCGGAAGGCTCTGCGTtaaaacatacatacatttctCACAATAGCATTCGTTACGTGGAAGAGAAGTAAGGTAGGAAATGGAGTTGAGATTTGGCAGTTTCAACGCGTGGAAATATTGCGACGGTTTCGCAGATGACCGCAAGTGACGCGGTACGTGCCAggtttttgataaacaatggtGGGCGGAAACGAGGTTCAAACCGAAGATGCAAATGAATTCAAAGCACACATCTGTACGTTGCCTCCTGTTATCGATTTGCGATTTAATCAGACTTACTTCGTTGCCCGACTACAATTGATACTAAACACTCACTCGATTCGATTAACCTTTTTGTAGATATTCCAATATTCGTGTTTGTTACAGTATTGCGCAGAACGTCTTTCACGCAGATCATCGATTGAACAATcgagatacaaaaattacaaataagggcatatttaaattatacactaatacaaaattagttctagcgaataaaaatgttttcttcgtGGCCtatacaaatatgaaaaacatatcCTAAGCGTGTATGTAGTATATAATGGATGGtaacatattattatactttattatataatataaatagtagttggaatattattattattttattaatatacatatacagtataatataatatattatcatattatattatactattgtactttattttatgaaaaacgttCCCTTCAAGTTTCCTATAATATTGTACTTTTGCAGTCTGTTTTTAATCTCACAATATTATTCTCGGAATCATTTGTATTAAATGACATAGTTTCTTCTGATGTGgtagtataaatatacaaggaTTCATATGGGGGTCACTACATGATTTCTGTGATATGCAGCTTTAAAGTACTGCAATTTTTTCCCTCTATAACGCTATAATTGGCAAGGTCCCGATGCACATAAATACCGAGTTGTGTATTGCTGAGGGCGCTGTAATAAGAAGCATGAATATGCAATCacttatatttcatattttactcGTTGCTATTGTCTTGTAAGAAGAATCAGGTCAATTAAACCATTACGAACGAAAATGAATAGTCTGTTGATCTTgatctaatttcatttacaagaCAATAAAGACTAGTGAATTCTATGTCCATacatctacagggtgtcccagaaatgttggaagtccttgaaagAGATGGTTCgggaagtgatttgaaacaactgtttccttaacaaaaatgttgtcttGAGCtacgttaaggagatattaacagaaaaccccgaccaatcagagcgcgtgtataccgttggagcgcaCGCGGTAGCAGGCTACTCACTAGGCGGCcacgtcaatgtccttcgatgcacgtcgaatCACTTGTTCGCACACGAACACGGCCGCTTAGCGTATAGCTTTCCCTACCGCGGGCGCTTCAACGGCATAcgtgcgctctgattggtcagagTTTTTGCTAATATCTGCTTAACAAAGCCcgggacaacattttcgttaaggagaaagttgtttcaaatcacctcccgaaccacccctttcaaggacttctaacatttttgggacaccctttataattgtttatttggaCTTCAAACGCCCCTAAAAATAGGCAACCCGTTGTTCGTGTGCGTCGAACCTCTTACGCAGTAAACAGGTATAACACATTatacaaacattaatttattgtaaaaggtgcaataatttaaatctgCATAGCTCAACAGTCATAAGAGAAAACCAATCGACacatttgaagaaattaatcgGTATCGTTATTTTATCATACCCATGACAGTATTGATCAGGATTAGCGTTTCGACCTTAAAGACTCGCCTTACATTGCGATTATCATATTGCAGGTCCCTCAGCATCGGTGGTAAACAGGTGGAGACGTTCGAGTGCGTGAGAGATGGAACAGCCTGCGCTTATAGCGCTTACCACAGCACCAAGGGTATATCGGCAAGTGCTCGCGGCCATCGCGAAGAATTATCGATATCCATGCGTGTTATGGGTTCTGGTTACCTGAGCACGTGTCTGCAGATCAAGTATTACCGACAGCACGATCAGAGTCATTGCGAATGGGGCGTTAGGTTGCACTGCATCGAACTGGACTGTTCCAGCGTAGAGGGTAGATTGGTCACGGTGGATCGAGAAACTTACAGAAAACTCGGCATAGAATCCTAGCATTCGGTAGGTACTAACGTCATGAAAGCCATCACATAGCGATAGCGACAACGactgaaattattatcattctGCGATTGAAATGCTGacagataaatgaaatttatcgttGCCTATTGATACCGAATTCGATCAATGGCTAGTGTAATATTAGGGTGTCTCAAGAAATATTGTAGACAATTGTAAAGTTATAATTGATCgataacgaaacaattttaagtgTGATGATCTGTAACCTTCTGTCGTTTTTAACACAATATtgttatatacagggtgtcccagaactcctgtaagaaccggaaatggggggtagctgaaacgattctgaacaacaatttcctttgcaaaaatgaaatgtcaaatatcaataataatatacatgtaccatttcgaaacaaaaacaTACTTCCATGTAAATTCTAATTCTGTACCTGTGAAAATGTGTAAACAGCTAAGCACAATGCGCTATCTAACACAAAGGTGATCCAAAGTGATCCAAAGAACTATTATACTCTGGCtaaattgtagtttttattatcataaaattctaattttgtcTTCGATAATGATGAAAAGCAAGGTTTAACTCTTTCGCAAgtctaaacaaataaagtCTTCGTAATCAACGTAAACCAGACAACAAAGTGAccaaaatatgtaatattttgtgGGACaccttaataaaaaaaaatagaaatgccACTGGCGGGTATTAGGATAGAATTTGAAGTATAATTACGTGGTGGAAAATGTAGTACGATAGTTCTCGACGCTACGTTAGGCGTCTCGAGTATTCGCGTGAACGTTTCTAACAACATTGATGACATTCAAGTgtaaaacgaagaaaagaacaaCTGCCTGTTGGTGGAATGACAACCGCATTTTGTGATGAGAAATAGCTGGTAAGAAGACTCCTTTCAATTCCTTAACGACTTATTAACCTAATCAGACCACGATTTCGCCCTcctatttttctatatcgaaAGCacatttgtatatgtatacacgaAGTCCTCAAGTTACGCTGTTATACTACCACCTGTGACCTTGTACATATCTCGTATGTGTGTATGCATTCACACAAtacagttttctttcttttcgatttttctttccgtAAAATAGTAAGTACGAATCTGTTTAACCtctattaatgtttataagaAAACTGTATACCAAATGTATTGCAAGAAGGAGAAATCACTTTTGCTATGAATTGTTGATCACACagtattaaacaattttttcaatctacaaaatttgacaaatttatacagggagtcccaaaaatgttgtaacatcttgaaaggggtggttcgggaggtgatttggaacaactttttcctaagcgaaaatgttgtccgagacttcgttgaggagatattaacggaaaacactgaccaatcagagcgcgagtatgctggTGGAGCGTAAGTTACGCGCTAGGCCGTCGCGCTCATATGGTACCGTGAGCGCTCcgtcggcatactcgcgctctgattagtcagtgttttccgttaagggagtggactcccgtgccttgtatgcgctcgtacgaactcacacagctccacatcactgtatacgtacacggaactgcaagggcttgCGATTgacctatttttgtctcgacaatgcaaatttgagacctctcaatagtcgtttctgctagataaatgttcaaacttgtgggcaagctcctataggtagtctacttttgcttttttgtgtcgtaattaataatattcagcagcGTATGTTTCAGCAGCGTTAGTTCAGACAACGCGGCAGCACTGTCGCGCCaccatattgcttcttttgatCACGAAATactgctgaatattattagttatgacacaaaaaagcaaaagtagactacctataggagcttgcgcacaagtttgaacatttacctagcggaaacgactattaagaggtctcaaatttgcattgtcgagacaaaaataggacaatacgcaagcccttgcagttccgtgtacgtatacagtgatgtggagctgtgtgagtgcgtatGAGCCATACAAGGGACGCCAGTCCACTCTCTTAATAtctcagacaacattttcgctaagaaaaaagttgtttcaaatcacctcccgaaccacccctttcaaggtgttacaacatttttgggacatcgTGTATAAGTGTATACATATCTGGCGTTCCACAGATATTATTGTTACGTTGCAGCTAAGAGGTTAccttgatttttctttctccaagCAATACATTGTATGTTAATATACAATTCGACATACATAGAAACTTCTGGagcgaattattttattcatacagtcagtgtaaaaagtattcctacagcaaccaatttaaaataaatggttcctgtacgaatacttattacactgactgtatatacttgtataaacaaatatatacatgtacctACCGATATtgttacaatataaatttatataggCGATTTACCGTAGAAAGCATTGTATTATCGTCTTCGTTGTTTTTAGGAAATtctatttgttaaaatatgaGTAAAGGAAGATTTCGTACTAATACTTTCTCGTAATTTAACGGAGAAAACTGTAAAATTGCTAgatatgcaaataaattttaatctggCAGAATCGCTGAGAAATTCTTCGATACGA
Proteins encoded:
- the LOC128882488 gene encoding CB1 cannabinoid receptor-interacting protein 1-like, whose translation is SLSIGGKQVETFECVRDGTACAYSAYHSTKGISASARGHREELSISMRVMGSGYLSTCLQIKYYRQHDQSHCEWGVRLHCIELDCSSVEGRLVTVDRETYRKLGIES